A window of the Ammospiza nelsoni isolate bAmmNel1 chromosome 29, bAmmNel1.pri, whole genome shotgun sequence genome harbors these coding sequences:
- the LOC132085196 gene encoding olfactory receptor 14J1-like, giving the protein MTDMVRLKMPMFFFLLSLALSDLGSICTTVPKAMHNSLWDTRDISYTRCAAQFFFFVFFTSAEFSLLTIMCYDRYVSICKPLHYGTLLGSRACAHMAAAAWASAFLNALLHTANTFSLPLCNGNALDQFFCEIPQILKLSCSNSYMRKFGPLISSAFLFFGCFVFIVFSYVQIFRAVLSIPSEQGRHKAFSTCLPHLTVVSLFLSTGTFAYFKSPSMSSPSLHLALSVLYSVVPPALNPFIYSLRNQELKAAVRRLMTGCIQQH; this is encoded by the coding sequence atgcccatgttcttcttcctgctcagcctggccctcagcgacctgggctccatctgcaccactgtccccaaagccatgcacaattccctctgggacaccagggacatctcCTACACAAGATGTGCTGCACAGTTCTTCTTTTTTGTGTTCTTCACTTCAGCAGAATTTTCtctcctgaccatcatgtgctacgaccgctacgtctccatctgcaaacccctgcactacgggaccctcctgggcagcagagcttgtgcccacatggcagcagctgcctgggccagtgcctttctcaatgctctgctgcatacagccaatacattttccctgcccttgTGCAATGGCAATGCCTTGGatcagttcttctgtgaaatccctcagatcctcaagctctcctgctcaaaTTCCTACATGAGGAAATTTGGTCCTCTTATAAGtagtgcttttctgttttttggttgttttgtgttcattgttttctcctatgtgcagatcttcagggctgtgctgagtatcccctcagagcagggacggcacaaagccttttccacctgcctccctcatcTCACTGTGGTCTCTCTGTTCCTCAGCACTGGCACATTTGCCTATTTTAAGTctccctccatgtcctccccatccctgcatctggccctgtcagttctgtactcagtggtgcctccagccctgaatccCTTCATCTACAGCCtaaggaaccaggagctcaaggcagcagtgaggagaCTGATGACAGGATGCATTCAGCAACATTAA
- the LOC132085195 gene encoding zinc finger protein 586-like, which yields EWPYECGECGKGFSYRSNLVTHQRLHTGERPYECPQCQKRFQSSSNLLQHQRIHTEERPFLCPECGKGFKHNSNLIKHRHIHTGERPYQCATCGKRFQTSSHLLLHERIHTDERPFHCPDCGKGFKHNSTLITHRRIHTGERPYECPQCEKSFTSSSHLTRHQRSHQ from the coding sequence gaatggccctacgagtgtggggagtgtgggaagggcttcagctacAGATCCAACCTTGTGACTCACCAACGTCTCCACACTGGagagaggccctacgagtgtccccagtgtcagaagaggtttcagagcagctccaatctcctccagcaccagcggATTCACAccgaggagaggcccttcctctgccctgagtgcgggaagggcttcaagcacaactccaaCCTCATCAAGCACCGgcacatccacactggggagaggccctaccaGTGCGCCAcatgtgggaagaggtttcagacaagctcccatctcctcctgcatgAGCGGATTCACACGGATGAGAGGCCCTTCCACTGCCccgactgtgggaagggcttcaagcacaactccacCCTCATCACCCACCGACGcatccacacaggggagaggccctacgagtgtccccagtgtgagAAGAGCTTCACCAGTAGCTCTCACTTGACCAGACACCAACGGAGCCACCagtaa